From a single Lolium rigidum isolate FL_2022 chromosome 7, APGP_CSIRO_Lrig_0.1, whole genome shotgun sequence genomic region:
- the LOC124674344 gene encoding uncharacterized protein LOC124674344 isoform X2, translating to MDSSQFAMIEELASLIKDNLYSKHLVLSTEEALVTLLQHHYHDDNDDDEHDRDTTDTHRGTVGNTIELQPTSSYNRLLLHRLADIYGFAHESVGEGDDRHLVLQRCPETAIPPVLISDVLWNYDDCDGPSASVVLTRNETDVQRTYETEDVQDSISVESLHLNTDTDAKPLQQSVLLSAVPLKERQAAYRAARERIFSTNDAKEKKDSSGLKSRHVPAVAQRMIAHALGKRVEDTKENADMVKNKEKELINGRNIQTGRMNELYTVKPVRREEKYAGKYISRSPGGDLHRNPSTQSRQTSTVMLRR from the exons ATGGACTCCTCCCAGTTCGCCATG ATTGAGGAGCTGGCTTCGCTCATCAAGGACAACCTGTACAGCAAGCACCTCGTACTCTCCACCGAGGAGGCCCTCGTCACTCTCCTGCAGCACCATTACCATgatgacaacgacgacgacgaacaCGACCGCGACACAACTGATACACACCGTGGGACAGTTGGGAATACCATTGAGCTCCAGCCCACCAGCTCTTACAATCGCCTTCTCTTGCATCGCCTCGCCGACATCTATGG GTTCGCTCATGAGTCTGTGGGTGAGGGCGATGACCGGCATTTAGTTCTCCAACGCTGCCCTGAAACCGCCAT CCCCCCTGTCCTTATTAGTGATGTGTTATGGAACTATGACGACTGTGATGGTCCTTCAGCTTCTGTTGTGCTAACTAGAAACGAGACAG ATGTCCAGAGAACTTATGAGACGGAAGATGTTCAAGACTCCATTTCTGTTGAAAGCCTACATCTGAATACTGATACAG ATGCCAAACCTTTGCAGCAGTCAGTGCTACTTTCAGCAGTGCCACTCAAGGAGAGGCAAGCTGCTTATCGAGCTGCCCGTGAGCGAATCTTCTCTACGAATGATGCCAAGGAAAAGAAGGATTCATCAGGGCTAAAATCTAGACATGTTCCTGCTGTTGCTCAGCGGATGATCGCACATGCACTTGGTAAAAGAGTAGAAGATACAAAAGAGAATGCTGACATGGTGAAAAACAAAGAGAAGGAACTGATAAATGGACGAAATATTCAGACAGGTAGAATGAATGAGCTGTATACAGTTAAACCAGTCAGGAGAGAAGAGAAATATGCTGGGAAATATATCTCAAGGTCACCCGGTGGGGATCTGCATCGAAACCCGTCCACTCAAAGCCGTCAAACATCAACTGTTATGCTGAGACGCTGA
- the LOC124674344 gene encoding uncharacterized protein LOC124674344 isoform X1 produces the protein MDSSQFAMIEELASLIKDNLYSKHLVLSTEEALVTLLQHHYHDDNDDDEHDRDTTDTHRGTVGNTIELQPTSSYNRLLLHRLADIYGFAHESVGEGDDRHLVLQRCPETAIPPVLISDVLWNYDDCDGPSASVVLTRNETADVQRTYETEDVQDSISVESLHLNTDTDAKPLQQSVLLSAVPLKERQAAYRAARERIFSTNDAKEKKDSSGLKSRHVPAVAQRMIAHALGKRVEDTKENADMVKNKEKELINGRNIQTGRMNELYTVKPVRREEKYAGKYISRSPGGDLHRNPSTQSRQTSTVMLRR, from the exons ATGGACTCCTCCCAGTTCGCCATG ATTGAGGAGCTGGCTTCGCTCATCAAGGACAACCTGTACAGCAAGCACCTCGTACTCTCCACCGAGGAGGCCCTCGTCACTCTCCTGCAGCACCATTACCATgatgacaacgacgacgacgaacaCGACCGCGACACAACTGATACACACCGTGGGACAGTTGGGAATACCATTGAGCTCCAGCCCACCAGCTCTTACAATCGCCTTCTCTTGCATCGCCTCGCCGACATCTATGG GTTCGCTCATGAGTCTGTGGGTGAGGGCGATGACCGGCATTTAGTTCTCCAACGCTGCCCTGAAACCGCCAT CCCCCCTGTCCTTATTAGTGATGTGTTATGGAACTATGACGACTGTGATGGTCCTTCAGCTTCTGTTGTGCTAACTAGAAACGAGACAG CAGATGTCCAGAGAACTTATGAGACGGAAGATGTTCAAGACTCCATTTCTGTTGAAAGCCTACATCTGAATACTGATACAG ATGCCAAACCTTTGCAGCAGTCAGTGCTACTTTCAGCAGTGCCACTCAAGGAGAGGCAAGCTGCTTATCGAGCTGCCCGTGAGCGAATCTTCTCTACGAATGATGCCAAGGAAAAGAAGGATTCATCAGGGCTAAAATCTAGACATGTTCCTGCTGTTGCTCAGCGGATGATCGCACATGCACTTGGTAAAAGAGTAGAAGATACAAAAGAGAATGCTGACATGGTGAAAAACAAAGAGAAGGAACTGATAAATGGACGAAATATTCAGACAGGTAGAATGAATGAGCTGTATACAGTTAAACCAGTCAGGAGAGAAGAGAAATATGCTGGGAAATATATCTCAAGGTCACCCGGTGGGGATCTGCATCGAAACCCGTCCACTCAAAGCCGTCAAACATCAACTGTTATGCTGAGACGCTGA
- the LOC124672561 gene encoding F-box/LRR-repeat protein At3g26922-like — protein sequence MPATEAAAPDPTATAQPPPVDRISNLPDPILGEIVSLLRTKQGARTQVLSTRWRHIWRSAPLNLDCRRLPDDDDKLGRFVSRVISTHPGPGRRFRVPAYCLQDRAAKVDAWLRSPALDGLQELDFCHVYNYRPRTVLPLAPPPASAFRFSPTLRAVTIGRCLLPDSAVQGLHLPQLKQLGLERVSISEAMLSNLIARCPALECLLIYYILGLRCARIDSSSLISIGVRLRRGSGHDADEHQFRELVIKNAPCLERLLRVDILDDLHVTVVAAPKLATLGSLNGEMYLNSTVIQRLPNDSPTTVVGAVKVLAVDIFCLDIKTTIEVLRCFPCLEKLYIQQSISGDLNLWKRKHQSVIKCLDLRLKTVIMRSYRGIKAQINFATFFILNAKVLELMTFEVDAEHYTRGFLAGQRKELLLEKRASRGARFRFQTGRLLRCYSEINNVRDLDLSDPFLCKR from the exons ATGCCGGCGACTGAAGCTGCTGCTCCCGACCCTACAGCGACGGCCCAACCGCCGCCCGTCGACCGCATCAGCAACCTCCCCGACCCCATCCTCGGCGAGATCGTCTCCCTCCTCCGCACCAAGCAAGGCGCTCGCACCCAGGTCCTCTCGACCCGGTGGCGCCACATCTGGCGCTCCGCCCCGCTCAACCTCGACTGCCGCCGCCtccccgacgacgacgacaagcTCGGCCGCTTCGTGTCGCGCGTCATCTCCACCCACCCGGGGCCCGGCCGCCGCTTCCGTGTCCCCGCGTATTGCCTCCAGGACCGGGCCGCTAAGGTGGACGCCTGGCTGCGCTCCCCCGCCCTCGACGGGCTGCAGGAGCTCGACTTCTGCCACGTCTACAACTACCGGCCACGGACAGTGCTTCCgttggcgccgccgccggcctccgcgTTCCGGTTCTCGCCGACTCTCCGTGCTGTCACCATCGGAAGATGTCTTCTCCCGGACAGCGCCGTCCAGGGGCTTCACCTCCCTCAGCTTAAGCAACTTGGGCTTGAAAGGGTCAGCATCTCCGAGGCCATGCTCAGTAACCTGATTGCTAGGTGCCCCGCACTGGAGTGCCTACTGATTTACTACATCCTTGGTCTCCGATGCGCCCGGATCGACTCCAGTAGCCTTATAAGCATCGGCGTGCGTCTACGCCGTGGTTCCGGTCATGATGCAGATGAGCACCAGTTCAGGGAACTCGTCATCAAGAATGCACCTTGCCTTGAGAGGTTGCTTCGTGTCGATATACTGGATGACCTGCATGTAACCGTAGTCGCCGCACCCAAGCTGGCGACCTTAGGTTCCCTTAATGGCGAGATGTACCTCAATTCCACAGTTATTCAG CGATTGCCCAATGATAGCCCGACGACGGTGGTGGGTGCTGTCAAAGTCTTGGCTGTCGATATCTTTTGCCTGGATATAAAAACGACGATTGAAGTGCTAAGATGCTTTCCCTGCTTGGAGAAGTTGTATATTCAGCAG TCAATAAGTGGGGATCTAAATTTGTGGAAGCGTAAACACCAGAGTGTTATCAAATGTCTTGACCTTCGTCTGAAGACGGTAATTATGAGATCTTATCGGGGTATCAAGGCGCAAATTAACTTCGCCACATTCTTCATACTGAACGCGAAAGTGCTAGAGTTAATGACATTTGAAGTTGATGCCGAACATTACACCCGGGGATTTTTAGCAGGACAGCGCAAGGAGCTTCTGTTGGAGAAAAGAGCTTCAAGAGGTGCTCGGTTTCGTTTTCAAACTGGTAGACTTCTTCGTTGCTACTCTGAAATCAATAATGTTCGTGATTTGGACTTAAGTGATCCATTCCTATGTAAGCGTTGA